CACTCTTGGCTTTGGGTTGGGACCCAAACATCAATTCGGTCCTCTTGAACATGAGCGGTACAGTTCATCGGCTCCAGTGTGGCGTGTTGGATATAGGGAACGCTATAAACTTGGTCGAGTACCGTGGATGCTTCTTCAATCGCATCGTCCATGTCGCCGCACCCGAAGGTTTCAGGACCCGAGTCTTCAAGGCCTTCATTGAGCATGGCCTCGACCCCGGCATCGTTAAAGTCGGCATGTTCTCCCTCGTCAAAGACAACGTCTAATTTTGAGACGGCTTGCTGAGCGCGCCACCAGCTATTGGCGACTACGGCAACGGCATCATCAAGTTCAACCACGGCCTCAACGCCAGGCATACCCTCAATGCTTTTGCGGTTAACTGATTTTAAGCTACCGCCAAAGACGGGGCAGATACGGATAGCGGCGTAAACCATTCCAGGCACTTTGACATCGACTCCGAAGACGCCGCTGCCATTGACCTTAGCTGGGAGGTCAACGCGGGGGATACTTTTGCCGATGATTTTAAAGTCTTTGTGTTCTTTAAGCGGTGGGTCTGAAGGAGCCGAGTAGTTACGCGCTTCTTCGGCGAGCGCCCCGTAAGAGAGTACGGTTTTCCCGTCAGGGTGAAGTACTGCTCCATTTTCGGTCTTACATTGACTGGGCTCCAGCCCCCATCGCGCGGCGGCGGCATCGACCAGCATGGACCGGGCAGCTGCTCCGGCTTGTCGCAAGCGTAACCAAGAGGCACGGATGCTGCGGCTCTCCGCTGTCATATGGAAAGAACCATAGTGATATTTTTTTCGATAGTCTGTGTGGGCGGGGCTCATTTCCATGCGGATACTTTTCCAATCCGCATCGAGTTCTTCGGCAATAAGCATCGGCAGTGATGTGGAAACACCTTGGCCAAGTTCGGAGGAGGGCACAAATACGGTGATGGTGTCATCTACTGAAATCTTGAGCCAGATATCAAAAAGTGTTTCTGGTTTTTGATCTGGATCTTTGCCCCACACTGAGGTGCCAGCGCTGCGGATTCTGTCGAAGGGACCAGCGCAGCCTTGAGTTGAGGTAAGAGTAGCGCCAACCACGAGGCCACTGCCGGCCACACGCAAGAAATCTCGGCGGCTGAGGTCGGTATGCTTACTCATGATTTTCTCCGGCAGCTTTAGCCGCGGCGGCGATGGCTTTTCGAATGCGTGGGTAGGTTCCGCAGCGGCAAATATTGGTCATCGCCTCTTCGACGTCTTCTTCGGTGGGCGCTGGGTTATTTTTGAGCAACGAGGCGGCTGCCATAATTTGGCCGCTTTGGCAGTAGCCACATTGGGGCACTGCGTGTTCCACCCAGGCAAGTTGGAGTGGGTGAGAGTTGGTCTCGCTGAGCCCTTCAATGGTTGTAATCGAGATGCCCTCACAGGCGGCAGCCGGCATAATACAAGACCGCATGGCTTGGCCATCGAGGTGTACGGTACAAGCCCCGCATTGCCCCATACCACAACCAAATTTGGTTCCCGTGAAACCAATAATGTCCCGGATGACCCAAAGCAGAGGTGTGTCTGCTTCGGCTTCGATTTCATAAGATTTTCCGTTGATTTCGAGTTTCACTCTGAGCCCCCATCGTAAAACAGTTCTCCATTATGGACATGGGTGAGATGGCTGAGTCAATGTACGTATTTGCCCTTGGCTAGCGCGGCGCTGAAGCGGCCCGTGCGTATTACGAGCCGCTCTATTAAAAACGGATGGAGCTGCCTGGAGTTAGTGTTTTACCGTTTCGCAGCCAAACTCAATTTCTACTGAGCCGCTGATTGCGCCGCATGCAGCAGGGCAGAGGTGGACTGTGGTGGGGTTATCCAGGTCATCGAAGTACCAGGTTTGCCCTTCACACATGTTGGCTCCTACCACATTGAGTAAAGTGGTTCGTTCTAGGCCATCTTCAGATACGAGGACCACATTGGTTTCACCGGGATCGACCTCGAGGTTGGGTCCGGGCTCTGGGATTAGGAAATCACACGGCATGGCTGTTCCTTCTAGAAGGTTCTCTGCCAATGCATCGAAGATGGGATTCCAGTCCTCGGAGCAAACAGAATGAACAAGTCCGCCGGTTGATTCACTCAGATCGATGTAGTCGGTTCCTTTTTCCCATCCACATGAGCAGTTGTCATCGAATGCACAGTTGGGGTCGTAGGCGATGGTCTCAACAATGCTGTGAAACTTCAGCCCATTTGGAAAACCGGGTTCAGTAGCATTGGCAACAAAGTCCATGAACTCATTGCCATTCATTCCCCAGCCCACGTTGTCATCGGTAACAATCACCATGTGCGCCAATGCTTCAGGCCGCAGAAAGTGTTGGTACTGCGAATAGGTTGATGCTGCGATATCCAGACCATCACTGCTATGAACGCCACGGCGCACATGCAGGTAGTTGTCTGAGTCGGTATCTGGGCAACCCGCGGCACCACTTAGTGGTGGGGGAACGCAAATCTCATAATAAGAATGCTGAACACTCGCATCATAATGCTGTGAATCCGAGCCGATTAAAATAACGTGATAGTCCAGGCCGGAGTCTGTGATTTGGTCAACAAACGCATTGAGGTTGGCTTCAATCAGCGTAATTTCTTCGTCCATACTTGGAGACGCATCGATGACCCAGATAATATCCACAGGTAGAGTGACGTTTTGAGCGGCCGCATTGACGGCTGCACATGCATCGCCTCCATCATTCGTGGTGCCATTATCATCGGTTCCGGTATCGGGGTTATCGACGCCGGTTCCGTTTTCTGAGTTGTCATCGCCGGTGTTATCGTCTCCGGGATTGGTTCCCGTTTCACCGTCGTTGTTGTCATCAGGGTTGTGAACCTCGGAACCTCCGGCCGCCGTATCTGCGGCAGGGACGGAATTGGTGTGAGGTTGGGAGCAGCCGCCTGCGATACCCCATAAGAGAACGCAAAAACCCAGATAGAAGCGTGGCTTCCGGAATAATGGATGAATCATAGAAAGATTTCCTCTCGGCCCACTCTGCTCTGGGCTGCCTGGTTGGCAGGCAGGTGGGGCCGTCACTCTAGTCTTTCTTCGGCGAAGACGTAAAGCGAAGAACACAACTTGAAGCCTTGGATTGTACGCGCCCAAGAGACCCAGCACCGACTGGAGGCACCAAGATTTCTTTAAATACCTATATTTATCATTGATGTATAAATCTACCCAGCAGAAGATTGATCTTGACGACTCTGGATCCAACCTGTTAGGCGGCCCGAATCAAACAACCACTCAGTCGTATTTTGAGTTTTAAGTGCCGCCATGAGCGGCATGGAGAAATATCGTGTTGAATTTAGGATGGAAGATAACTTTTGCGGTGATGCTCACATGCTGTGGCTTCGCATGCAGTTCCAATGACGAGACTGACGTGACCCCAGAGCCTGTGGTGGAAGTAGAACCTTATCCATTGGCGTTTGAAAAAATAGTGATCGACGCCGATGCACAAGGCCCTGCTTTTTCCACAGTGACCGATATCAATGGTGACGGAAAGCTCGATGTAGTTGTAACTAAATTTGGTGTGGTTCAATTACCCGATTTACCCAAAGGACAAGTTACTGCTTATCTTCAAGGTGAGACGCTGGAAGATTGGACCGCGGCGCCTATCTTTGACCAGTCTGCCGGGATCTACTGGCCCAATGATGTAGAGATGCATGATATTGACGGCGATGGTGATTTGGATGCTCTGGTTGGTGCCGGATTTTTAGCATGCGAATTTGTGCCAAGTGTAGGGCCGTGCGGAAGCTTAACTTGGTTTGAGCAGACGGGCTCTTCTTGGAAGATGCATGAGATTGTCCCAACCGGTGCTGAACTTTTTTACCATGCAGCTGTCTTAACCGACTTAGATGGTGATGGCCTTGATGACTTGGTAACCGTAGGCGAGCGTCGCCCTGCACCGGACTCAGGCGAGCCGGACCGCGCTGAGATCCAGTGGTTCAAGGGAACGACAACAGAAACTCGTTTTGAGACGACGCCTGGAGTACTTGGCGAAGGCCTTGGCGGCCTTATCAACGGGCGTGACCTAAACGGTGACGGACTGATGGATTTTGCAAGCTCTGAGTTTTTTGCGGATATGGGCGCCTCTTTTACGTGGCTCGAGCAGATTCAAGCACCAGGGCCTGATGCACCGAACGGTATCTGGGAGCGACACATCATTGATGATGAGGTGGGCCCGTCGATCCAAATGAGCTTTGTGGAGAACCTCCTGGGTGACGGACGTCTGTTTGCAGTGGGAAGTAACCACACGAATACCGCAAAGACTCCAGCTGATCCCTGGGAATCTGCGATCTATATGTATGGAGTTCCAGCTGACCCCACGGCGAAGTGGGAGCGTACAAAAATCTCTGAATACATAGAGTCGGTACCAGGCTTGTCCACTTCTCCTCAGGCCGCTCCAGGGATCTTT
This genomic window from Deltaproteobacteria bacterium contains:
- a CDS encoding (2Fe-2S)-binding protein yields the protein MKLEINGKSYEIEAEADTPLLWVIRDIIGFTGTKFGCGMGQCGACTVHLDGQAMRSCIMPAAACEGISITTIEGLSETNSHPLQLAWVEHAVPQCGYCQSGQIMAAASLLKNNPAPTEEDVEEAMTNICRCGTYPRIRKAIAAAAKAAGENHE
- a CDS encoding xanthine dehydrogenase family protein molybdopterin-binding subunit; the encoded protein is MSKHTDLSRRDFLRVAGSGLVVGATLTSTQGCAGPFDRIRSAGTSVWGKDPDQKPETLFDIWLKISVDDTITVFVPSSELGQGVSTSLPMLIAEELDADWKSIRMEMSPAHTDYRKKYHYGSFHMTAESRSIRASWLRLRQAGAAARSMLVDAAAARWGLEPSQCKTENGAVLHPDGKTVLSYGALAEEARNYSAPSDPPLKEHKDFKIIGKSIPRVDLPAKVNGSGVFGVDVKVPGMVYAAIRICPVFGGSLKSVNRKSIEGMPGVEAVVELDDAVAVVANSWWRAQQAVSKLDVVFDEGEHADFNDAGVEAMLNEGLEDSGPETFGCGDMDDAIEEASTVLDQVYSVPYIQHATLEPMNCTAHVQEDRIDVWVPTQSQEWTEDKITSVSGMSRSKIFIHTTLVGGGLGRRLESDFAAQAVLISEAAGKPVKLIWNREQDTQHGFYRPAFKGRLKAALDKKGNLTGLSVHNSGQFILQNYAPGFIIDIARRFPRWLNQDLDALAQQGAVDQGYAIANQSISYTRTLCPVPIGNHRSVGHSYNAFFMESMLDEVAHATKSNPLLMRKKLLAHNPRQLAVLNKLEKISGFGKPPAGRSQGISLHTAFGSISGQVAEVSVDDKGTLKVHKVYCVVDCGPVVHPDTVVSQLEGGIAFALSNMRGEEINIEKGRVKQSNFHDYPILKLADMPEVEVAIMDNPDVEPGGIGEVGVPPLIPAVTNAIFAATGYRVRSMPLSKHKLPGKA
- a CDS encoding VCBS repeat-containing protein, encoding MLNLGWKITFAVMLTCCGFACSSNDETDVTPEPVVEVEPYPLAFEKIVIDADAQGPAFSTVTDINGDGKLDVVVTKFGVVQLPDLPKGQVTAYLQGETLEDWTAAPIFDQSAGIYWPNDVEMHDIDGDGDLDALVGAGFLACEFVPSVGPCGSLTWFEQTGSSWKMHEIVPTGAELFYHAAVLTDLDGDGLDDLVTVGERRPAPDSGEPDRAEIQWFKGTTTETRFETTPGVLGEGLGGLINGRDLNGDGLMDFASSEFFADMGASFTWLEQIQAPGPDAPNGIWERHIIDDEVGPSIQMSFVENLLGDGRLFAVGSNHTNTAKTPADPWESAIYMYGVPADPTAKWERTKISEYIESVPGLSTSPQAAPGIFGWGDAEMDGDIDIIVSGDGDPNIYLLVQDDGAFTTWLLDKDIPQAGGQKIIDLNNDGKSELIVTGYENNAVYLYHVSENGPYPLGPATPKQDEEVGPSDVVFELTYEGDATGDLIVALFETYPPAGPPSAFTQIPGVEYPATATLPMVAPGNYTAMLVQDTPPLDFMTQGPEDLITTVEIVVPLGVSPLEIELNGESQGEVGNSADPADVTVVVNYEGSESGQVILAVFDELPPAGPPKSFKMVETELFPLTVTLNAVGGGTAQILAFLDLAPFNMQMPDATDPQVSSQPFEVNGEPVSVELTLE